Proteins encoded in a region of the Prochlorothrix hollandica PCC 9006 = CALU 1027 genome:
- a CDS encoding SUMF1/EgtB/PvdO family nonheme iron enzyme, with protein sequence MLFELGFGLAEVVWGVGMAMLENFGEKAGEGLVEGLVDKVFGGGEALEQDRALALALEQNKELAAQFTAAQQNLAQVQAQQNRLKREELELAAQQGAMSLALTQRLAEANLDLGWRKLEQDGLIEREKLDQQRQLAQQEMQLQAWLQGQSLQLQERHHGEILAARQREQAIQIQADWDLQGNLGTIFSRAELEQMQRDARLKLICAQMQVTNNCPGHFQEDVAMEVESQMFEADFGPDVQCLAKFFKDQSVFDTHASRLKGILTNSPVIMAFSRMMSPRIYFHYVLWNSKSAEFLRQGDGKFNRKVNWKQLKRKLEDKAQEQGKAVPEEDILEVLGNYVIALHKLFACYLLDLHAVVDGPIPFVQLRLEQEDWGDLRGLVWPELQPLLDQLQKLKAAREEAFERLRGAEKLREAEEQRRKKEEERERRRQEQQQEQQAEAKRQAAQEAERMWQEREERRRQEEERQRQREGAEAQRREAERRKQLSFALPGEGGTLEFVWVPSGELIMVKGSHRVQVPEFRIGKFPVTQRQYQAIMKTNPSYFQADDLTPKEQKKKLTPWDRPVEKVTWHQAVEFCEELTKILKIEGYAVRLPSETMWEWAARDGENSSLTFAGSNDLNEVGWYYGNAGGKTHPVGQKQANKLGIYDMSGNVWEWCWDHWSSDSNVLLKNGKPLLEGGDNTKRAVRVGSWNDVADDCSSGNRYYYYPCCSFFNLGFRVFLLPVGFVP encoded by the coding sequence GTGCTATTTGAATTGGGGTTTGGGCTGGCGGAAGTGGTCTGGGGCGTGGGGATGGCCATGCTGGAGAATTTTGGCGAGAAGGCGGGCGAGGGGCTGGTGGAAGGCTTGGTAGATAAGGTGTTTGGGGGCGGGGAGGCGCTGGAGCAAGACCGGGCGCTGGCCCTAGCGTTAGAGCAGAATAAGGAGTTGGCGGCGCAGTTTACGGCGGCGCAGCAGAATTTAGCCCAGGTTCAGGCCCAGCAGAATCGCTTGAAGCGGGAGGAGTTGGAACTGGCAGCGCAGCAGGGGGCGATGAGTTTGGCGCTGACCCAGCGGCTGGCGGAAGCGAATTTGGATTTGGGCTGGCGGAAGTTGGAGCAGGATGGCCTCATTGAACGGGAAAAGCTGGACCAGCAGCGGCAGTTGGCCCAGCAGGAGATGCAGTTACAGGCGTGGCTCCAGGGGCAGAGTTTGCAGTTGCAGGAGCGGCACCATGGGGAAATCCTAGCGGCGCGGCAACGGGAACAGGCAATCCAGATCCAAGCGGATTGGGATTTGCAGGGAAATCTGGGAACGATTTTTAGCCGTGCTGAGTTGGAGCAAATGCAGAGGGATGCGCGTCTGAAGCTGATTTGTGCCCAAATGCAGGTGACTAATAATTGTCCTGGCCATTTTCAGGAAGATGTGGCTATGGAGGTGGAAAGTCAGATGTTTGAGGCGGACTTTGGGCCAGATGTGCAGTGTTTAGCCAAGTTTTTCAAGGATCAAAGTGTTTTTGACACCCATGCCAGCCGCCTCAAGGGAATTCTGACCAATTCTCCGGTGATTATGGCTTTTAGCCGCATGATGTCTCCTCGGATCTATTTTCATTATGTGCTGTGGAATAGCAAGAGTGCGGAGTTTCTGCGGCAGGGGGATGGCAAGTTTAACCGCAAGGTCAACTGGAAGCAGCTTAAGCGCAAGCTGGAGGATAAGGCGCAGGAACAGGGAAAGGCGGTGCCGGAGGAGGATATTTTGGAGGTGCTGGGTAATTATGTGATTGCGTTGCACAAGCTCTTTGCCTGTTATCTGCTGGATCTCCATGCGGTGGTGGATGGGCCGATCCCCTTTGTGCAGCTACGGCTGGAGCAGGAGGATTGGGGCGATCTGCGGGGGCTGGTGTGGCCGGAGTTGCAGCCGCTGTTGGATCAGTTGCAGAAGCTGAAGGCGGCGCGGGAGGAGGCGTTTGAGCGGCTGCGGGGGGCAGAAAAGCTGCGGGAAGCGGAGGAACAGCGGCGCAAGAAGGAAGAAGAGCGGGAACGGCGGCGGCAGGAGCAGCAGCAGGAGCAACAGGCGGAGGCGAAGCGGCAGGCGGCGCAGGAGGCGGAACGGATGTGGCAGGAACGGGAGGAACGGCGGCGGCAGGAGGAGGAGCGGCAACGGCAACGGGAGGGGGCGGAGGCCCAACGCCGAGAGGCGGAGCGCCGCAAGCAGTTGAGCTTTGCTTTGCCCGGTGAGGGGGGAACCCTGGAGTTTGTCTGGGTGCCGTCGGGTGAGTTAATTATGGTGAAGGGAAGCCACCGGGTGCAGGTGCCAGAGTTCCGCATCGGCAAGTTTCCGGTGACCCAGCGCCAGTACCAGGCGATCATGAAAACGAATCCTTCCTACTTTCAGGCCGATGATCTCACCCCTAAGGAGCAAAAAAAGAAGCTGACTCCTTGGGATCGCCCCGTGGAAAAGGTCACCTGGCATCAAGCCGTGGAATTTTGCGAAGAACTGACGAAGATCCTCAAAATTGAGGGTTATGCGGTGCGGCTCCCCAGCGAGACGATGTGGGAGTGGGCGGCACGGGATGGGGAGAACAGCAGCTTGACCTTTGCGGGCAGCAATGACCTCAATGAGGTGGGCTGGTACTACGGCAATGCGGGCGGCAAAACCCATCCGGTGGGGCAAAAGCAGGCCAATAAGTTAGGAATCTATGACATGAGCGGCAACGTTTGGGAGTGGTGCTGGGATCACTGGAGTAGTGATTCAAACGTACTACTCAAGAATGGTAAACCTTTGTTAGAGGGGGGTGACAACACCAAACGCGCCGTTCGTGTTGGTTCCTGGAACGACGTCGCAGACGATTGCAGTTCTGGGAATCGCTACTACTACTATCCGTGCTGCAGCTTCTTCAACCTAGGTTTTCGTGTTTTTTTGCTGCCGGTTGGTTTTGTGCCCTGA
- a CDS encoding DUF29 domain-containing protein codes for MNSAPPTSLYDRDILLWVEDTVAKLKAKDFEHLDLENLIEEVESLGISQRNALVSRLMVMLEHLLKRLYVDSPYDYNGWERTIRTQRLEISFLLEDTPSLKAHWEASFTKAWSRALKIVRQDYPDTPFPDEWPFEADLEALLDRPFWQTPP; via the coding sequence ATGAACTCCGCCCCCCCCACATCCCTCTATGACCGCGATATTCTCCTTTGGGTGGAGGATACCGTCGCTAAACTTAAAGCAAAAGACTTTGAGCATCTTGATCTAGAAAATCTAATCGAGGAGGTGGAATCCTTGGGCATTTCCCAGCGCAACGCCCTAGTGAGCCGCCTGATGGTGATGTTGGAACATTTGCTCAAACGGCTCTATGTGGATTCCCCCTACGATTACAACGGCTGGGAACGCACCATCCGCACCCAACGCCTAGAAATCAGCTTTTTACTGGAAGATACCCCCAGCCTCAAGGCCCACTGGGAAGCCAGTTTTACTAAGGCATGGAGCCGCGCCCTCAAAATCGTGCGCCAAGACTATCCCGATACCCCTTTTCCCGATGAGTGGCCCTTTGAGGCTGATCTGGAGGCGCTGCTCGATCGTCCCTTCTGGCAAACCCCCCCTTAA
- a CDS encoding DUF3536 domain-containing protein codes for MDPTLTAKGVYVAIHGHFYQPPRENPYLESIERQPGAEPFHNWNERIYWECYRPNAFSRILSSTGEVEAIVNNFEYLSFNIGPTLMRWLKIYDPEVYERIVEGDRHSCRRLHGHGNAIAQVYNHMILPLASERDKITQIRWGKADFESHFGRPPEGMWLAETAVDYPTLEALVAEGIRFIILAPSQAQRCRSLPSASHSNPLWYTVNGGQIDPTRPYRCFLKGQHPTTASSTLWPPLSGTKDGTKDKDGTKNGTKNGTNAGQPSGFYAAPYIDIFFYDGPISRDMSFSDLLSDAQVWSDRLNTAIKGDQRSAQLLSMAIDGETFGHHRKGAEKCLSYGFSRSFPQRGWTVTNFAHYLSLQAPTWEVELKPVTAWSCSHGVDRWQRHCGCGQEGDTHQHWRQPLRQALDWLRDQLADIYEEQGSRLFLDPWMVRDSYIAVLGDRCPDRVLAFLQHHQAYGLDQEEQVDALCLLEMQRYSLLMYTSCGWFFEEISRPEGVQILCYAARALELAGELTGTQLEPEFLERLTLAPSNSPHFSDGADLYRQLVKTAQVSLEQIAAHHAMRSLCQTPRVPSQAGVHPLNAGNGYPLSPPGHYPAVGQVAQSPLHPAQGSQPHNPDFYGAGNSLQGHGLQGNSLQGNSLQGNSLQGNSLQGNSLQGNSLQGNSLQGSSLQENSLQGNSLQGNRSKDRTSSDALATAVSENSQPGVGHPWAIAAPLPPPPHHPTLDASPSQSLAPQPPAYALVPPELQDPQQSLYCYLTHEEDYQLQRLGNLTLAVGQLRLVSAITWESAHVVFAVLHLGGWDFHCCVERFSGRLNYSKLKQELLQSLQAGSAAHSILAMNHLFDSSQTYNLQSLFAEERHRIMRYLTDETLDRLNQIYNQVYRSNYGILMAFHRDGLAAPRELQVAAEIALGYRIQKVLSRWEEALDPHLTHHPGTEWVQRHHHYLTELEELALEVMHFHCPLNLPEAQRILERLIWRSLWHLLQESDPQLLPKHFRLLNRLLAVGQQLHIDPSLAQAQELLYESRRHPWCQALLSYQRELGRLFRMVLT; via the coding sequence ATGGATCCCACCCTGACCGCTAAGGGGGTCTATGTGGCTATCCATGGTCACTTCTACCAACCCCCCAGGGAAAACCCTTATCTGGAAAGCATTGAGCGGCAACCAGGGGCTGAACCCTTCCACAACTGGAACGAGCGCATTTATTGGGAGTGCTATCGCCCCAATGCCTTTTCCCGCATTCTGTCCAGCACGGGGGAGGTGGAGGCGATCGTCAATAATTTTGAATACCTGAGCTTTAATATTGGGCCAACCCTGATGCGGTGGCTGAAGATCTATGATCCGGAGGTGTATGAGCGCATTGTGGAGGGCGATCGCCACAGTTGTCGGCGGCTCCACGGCCACGGCAATGCCATCGCCCAGGTCTATAACCACATGATTTTGCCCCTGGCCAGTGAGCGGGACAAGATTACCCAAATTCGTTGGGGCAAGGCCGATTTTGAATCCCACTTTGGTCGTCCCCCTGAGGGGATGTGGTTGGCGGAAACGGCGGTGGACTATCCCACCCTGGAAGCCCTCGTGGCGGAAGGTATTCGCTTTATTATTTTGGCCCCGTCCCAGGCCCAACGGTGCCGATCCTTGCCCAGCGCGAGCCATAGTAACCCCCTCTGGTACACCGTCAATGGGGGCCAAATTGATCCCACCCGGCCCTACCGCTGTTTTCTGAAGGGGCAACACCCCACCACGGCTTCGTCTACCCTGTGGCCTCCCTTAAGTGGCACTAAAGACGGCACTAAAGATAAAGACGGCACTAAAAACGGCACTAAAAACGGCACTAATGCGGGACAGCCGTCTGGGTTCTATGCTGCCCCCTATATTGATATTTTCTTCTATGACGGCCCGATTTCGCGGGATATGAGCTTTTCCGATTTACTGAGTGATGCCCAAGTGTGGAGCGATCGCCTCAACACCGCCATTAAGGGAGATCAGCGATCGGCCCAACTCCTGAGCATGGCCATCGACGGAGAAACCTTTGGCCACCACCGCAAAGGGGCGGAAAAGTGCCTGAGCTATGGCTTTAGCCGCAGCTTTCCCCAACGGGGCTGGACGGTGACCAACTTTGCCCATTACCTCAGTCTCCAAGCTCCCACCTGGGAAGTGGAGCTGAAACCGGTGACGGCCTGGAGCTGTAGCCATGGGGTCGATCGCTGGCAGCGCCACTGTGGCTGTGGCCAAGAGGGGGACACCCACCAACACTGGCGGCAACCCCTGCGGCAGGCGCTGGACTGGCTCCGCGATCAGTTGGCGGATATTTACGAAGAACAGGGGAGTCGGCTGTTTTTGGATCCCTGGATGGTACGGGATAGCTATATTGCCGTCCTGGGCGATCGTTGCCCCGATCGGGTTCTCGCCTTTCTGCAACACCACCAAGCCTATGGGCTAGACCAAGAAGAACAGGTGGATGCCCTCTGCCTGCTGGAAATGCAACGCTATAGCCTGCTGATGTACACCAGTTGCGGCTGGTTTTTCGAGGAGATCTCCCGCCCTGAAGGGGTACAGATTCTCTGTTACGCCGCAAGGGCTTTGGAATTGGCGGGGGAACTGACGGGGACACAACTGGAACCGGAGTTTCTGGAACGGTTGACCTTAGCCCCCAGCAACTCCCCCCATTTCAGCGATGGAGCGGATCTTTATAGGCAATTAGTCAAGACGGCCCAGGTGTCCCTGGAACAAATTGCTGCTCACCATGCCATGCGATCCCTCTGCCAAACCCCCAGGGTTCCCTCCCAGGCAGGGGTTCACCCCCTCAACGCTGGCAACGGTTATCCCCTCAGCCCACCAGGGCATTACCCCGCCGTGGGACAGGTTGCCCAGTCCCCCCTGCACCCAGCCCAGGGTTCCCAACCCCACAACCCAGACTTCTATGGAGCGGGGAACAGCTTGCAAGGGCACGGCTTGCAGGGAAACAGCTTGCAGGGCAATAGCTTGCAGGGGAACAGCTTGCAGGGCAATAGCTTGCAGGGCAATAGCTTGCAGGGGAACAGCTTGCAGGGGAACAGCTTGCAGGGCAGTAGCTTGCAGGAGAACAGCTTGCAGGGCAATAGCTTGCAAGGGAACAGAAGCAAAGATCGAACCTCTAGCGATGCCCTAGCCACAGCCGTCTCAGAGAACAGTCAACCCGGAGTCGGGCACCCCTGGGCGATCGCCGCTCCCTTACCCCCCCCGCCCCATCATCCCACCCTAGATGCCTCCCCCAGCCAGAGCCTCGCTCCCCAGCCCCCTGCCTATGCCCTCGTCCCCCCGGAACTCCAGGACCCACAACAGTCCCTGTACTGCTACCTAACCCATGAGGAAGACTACCAGCTCCAGCGCCTGGGCAACCTCACCCTAGCCGTGGGCCAACTGCGTTTAGTCTCCGCCATCACCTGGGAAAGTGCCCATGTGGTTTTTGCCGTGTTACACCTGGGGGGCTGGGACTTCCATTGCTGTGTGGAACGGTTCAGTGGGCGGCTGAACTACAGCAAACTGAAGCAAGAACTGTTGCAATCCCTCCAGGCGGGGAGTGCGGCCCACAGTATTTTGGCCATGAACCATCTCTTTGACAGTTCCCAAACCTACAACCTCCAAAGTCTCTTTGCGGAGGAACGCCACCGCATTATGCGGTATTTGACCGACGAAACCCTCGATCGCCTTAATCAGATTTATAACCAGGTTTATCGCAGCAATTATGGCATTTTAATGGCGTTTCACCGGGATGGGCTGGCGGCTCCCCGCGAGTTGCAAGTGGCAGCGGAAATTGCCCTCGGCTACCGCATTCAGAAGGTGCTGAGCCGCTGGGAAGAAGCCCTAGATCCCCATCTGACCCATCATCCAGGGACGGAGTGGGTGCAGAGGCACCATCACTATTTGACCGAACTGGAAGAACTGGCCCTAGAGGTGATGCACTTCCACTGTCCCCTGAACCTACCGGAAGCCCAACGCATTTTAGAACGGCTGATCTGGCGATCGCTGTGGCACCTGCTCCAGGAATCAGACCCCCAACTCCTGCCCAAACATTTCCGCCTGTTGAACCGACTGCTGGCGGTGGGGCAACAGCTACACATCGATCCCTCCCTAGCCCAGGCCCAAGAACTCCTCTATGAGTCCCGTCGTCATCCCTGGTGCCAAGCCCTCCTGTCCTATCAACGGGAGCTAGGGCGGTTGTTTCGCATGGTCTTGACCTAA
- a CDS encoding transposase: MPNHYHLLVQCQGGDVSKAMQSLALTYTKAMNQRFNRVGSLFQGPFKAIEVDTSAYLQHLVRYIHLNPVKAGLVDRAEEWAFSSYCEYAGLRAGTLPQMGLVRSGFGSAAEYRSWLDDTQLPALTEVRALMLDE, from the coding sequence ATGCCAAATCACTACCATTTGCTAGTGCAATGTCAAGGTGGTGATGTTTCTAAGGCCATGCAGTCCCTCGCGCTAACCTATACTAAAGCCATGAACCAGCGATTCAATCGAGTCGGATCGCTATTCCAGGGACCATTCAAGGCGATCGAAGTTGATACTTCTGCATATTTGCAGCATTTGGTGCGCTACATCCACCTCAATCCCGTAAAGGCGGGTTTGGTCGATCGGGCGGAGGAATGGGCATTTTCTAGCTACTGCGAGTATGCAGGGCTACGGGCGGGAACGCTACCGCAGATGGGGCTGGTGCGATCGGGCTTTGGGTCAGCAGCGGAGTATCGATCGTGGCTGGATGATACCCAACTTCCGGCCTTAACCGAGGTTCGCGCCTTGATGCTAGATGAATAG
- a CDS encoding Rpn family recombination-promoting nuclease/putative transposase, which yields MRFLNPRTDFAFKKIFGSQQNKAILISFLNALLYEEQPTIEDLEILDPYQAPVVQGLKDSYLDVKARITGNKLVVIEMQVLNVLGFKKRILYNATKAFVNQLQSRADYDHLYPVIALTITDFPLFSHTKVISRYTFKEVDNMPYDEDEHVALVFVELPKFSKSLEALETLTDRWIYFLREAENLNLIPESFMAAPLRQALEIANLSGLSPEELETVERKEIFIRDNQNAIAYAQMIAMQEGMQEGMERGMQEGMERGMERGMEQGMERGMERGMERGMEQGQRLKAEAIARSLFGQLPLEAISQATGISLEDLQTLQDSGL from the coding sequence GTGCGCTTTCTTAACCCCAGAACCGACTTTGCCTTTAAAAAAATCTTTGGCTCCCAACAAAATAAAGCCATCCTCATCAGCTTTCTCAATGCCCTGCTGTACGAGGAGCAACCCACGATCGAAGATCTGGAAATCCTCGATCCCTACCAAGCTCCCGTCGTCCAGGGTCTCAAGGACAGCTACCTGGACGTGAAAGCCCGCATCACCGGCAATAAGCTCGTGGTCATTGAAATGCAGGTGCTTAACGTCCTCGGCTTCAAAAAACGGATTCTCTACAACGCCACCAAAGCCTTCGTCAACCAGCTTCAATCCCGCGCCGACTACGACCACCTCTACCCCGTCATTGCCCTCACCATCACCGACTTCCCCCTCTTCTCCCACACCAAAGTGATCTCCCGCTACACCTTCAAGGAAGTAGACAACATGCCCTATGACGAAGATGAGCATGTCGCACTGGTCTTTGTGGAACTGCCCAAATTCTCCAAATCCCTAGAGGCGCTGGAAACCCTCACCGATCGCTGGATCTACTTCCTCCGGGAAGCGGAAAACCTCAACCTAATCCCGGAGTCCTTTATGGCTGCACCCCTCCGCCAAGCCCTAGAAATCGCCAACCTCAGCGGACTCAGCCCGGAAGAACTGGAAACCGTCGAGCGCAAGGAAATCTTTATCCGCGATAACCAAAACGCGATCGCCTACGCCCAGATGATTGCCATGCAGGAGGGCATGCAGGAGGGCATGGAACGGGGCATGCAGGAGGGCATGGAACGGGGCATGGAACGGGGCATGGAACAGGGCATGGAACGGGGTATGGAACGGGGTATGGAACGGGGCATGGAACAGGGCCAGCGGCTGAAAGCAGAAGCCATCGCCCGATCGCTCTTCGGCCAGCTTCCCCTCGAAGCCATTAGCCAAGCCACCGGCATCTCCCTTGAAGACCTCCAAACCCTCCAGGACAGCGGCCTATAA
- the malQ gene encoding 4-alpha-glucanotransferase: MSLQRASGVLLHPTSLPSRHGIGDLGKSTYEFLEFLQASGQKYWQILPLGPTGYEHSPYIMNFSSFAGNPLLISLEKLVDQGLLETGDLSPLMPTATTQPHQVEYDRVIAHKTPLLTKAAQAFFEQFPPGVHHDYEQFCRSQPWLEDFALFMALVEENPDKTWNQWEPGLARRNRPAMATKRQELRDRVNYHKFTQYIFFDQWRQLREFAHDRGIQIIGDISIYVCFNSADVWANPDLFQLHPDSLEPAYIAGVPPDYFSETGQLWGNPVYNWEKLQETGFAWWIDRFRATLNYADLVRIDHFRGFEAYWRVPGGETTAIHGEWVKAPGQAFFETLRDSLGHLPVLAEDLGLITPEVEELRDRFNFPGMKILQFAFGDDLTTNPHLPHNSPCNAVIYPGTHDNDTALGWWHSLDDTTRLRVTHYLGYDRPEQVKEVHWDLIRVALASIANLAILPLQDVLGLDSEGRMNDPSINAGNWRWRYPSNHLLGQDLSQRLQHLTQIYRR; the protein is encoded by the coding sequence ATGAGCCTACAACGCGCCAGTGGAGTGCTGCTCCACCCCACCAGTCTTCCTAGTCGCCATGGTATTGGTGATTTAGGTAAATCAACCTATGAATTCCTAGAATTTTTGCAGGCTTCGGGCCAGAAATACTGGCAAATTCTGCCCCTCGGACCCACGGGTTACGAGCATTCGCCTTATATCATGAATTTCAGTAGTTTTGCGGGGAATCCTCTCCTGATTAGCCTGGAAAAACTGGTGGATCAGGGCTTGCTGGAGACAGGAGATCTGAGTCCCCTGATGCCCACCGCCACCACTCAGCCCCATCAGGTGGAATACGATCGCGTCATCGCCCACAAAACTCCCCTCCTGACCAAAGCAGCCCAGGCTTTTTTTGAGCAGTTTCCCCCCGGTGTTCACCACGACTACGAGCAATTTTGCCGCAGTCAGCCCTGGCTAGAGGACTTTGCCCTGTTCATGGCCTTAGTGGAAGAAAATCCCGATAAAACCTGGAATCAGTGGGAACCGGGCCTCGCCCGCCGTAACCGCCCCGCCATGGCCACCAAGCGCCAGGAATTACGCGATCGCGTCAACTACCACAAATTTACCCAATATATCTTTTTTGATCAATGGCGACAGTTGCGCGAGTTCGCCCACGATCGGGGCATCCAAATCATCGGCGACATCTCCATCTACGTTTGCTTTAACAGTGCTGATGTGTGGGCCAACCCGGATCTCTTCCAACTGCACCCCGATAGCCTAGAACCCGCCTACATTGCCGGAGTACCGCCGGATTATTTCAGCGAAACCGGCCAACTGTGGGGTAATCCCGTTTATAACTGGGAAAAACTACAGGAAACTGGCTTTGCCTGGTGGATCGATCGCTTCCGGGCCACCCTCAACTATGCGGATTTAGTGCGCATTGACCATTTCCGAGGCTTTGAAGCCTATTGGCGGGTTCCCGGCGGCGAAACCACCGCCATTCATGGGGAATGGGTGAAAGCCCCCGGTCAAGCCTTTTTTGAGACACTGCGGGATTCTTTGGGCCATTTACCGGTCTTGGCGGAAGATTTAGGGCTGATTACCCCCGAAGTGGAGGAATTACGCGATCGCTTTAACTTCCCCGGCATGAAGATTCTCCAATTTGCCTTTGGGGATGACCTGACCACCAACCCCCACTTACCCCACAACTCCCCCTGCAATGCGGTGATCTACCCCGGCACCCATGACAATGACACGGCCCTGGGCTGGTGGCACAGCTTGGACGACACCACTCGCCTGCGGGTGACCCACTATCTGGGCTACGATCGCCCGGAACAGGTGAAAGAAGTCCATTGGGACTTGATTCGGGTGGCCCTGGCTTCCATTGCCAATTTAGCCATTCTTCCCCTCCAGGATGTGTTGGGTCTCGATAGCGAGGGGCGCATGAATGATCCCAGTATCAATGCTGGGAACTGGCGCTGGCGCTATCCCTCCAACCACCTGCTGGGGCAGGATCTCAGCCAACGGTTACAGCACCTAACCCAGATCTACCGCCGCTAA
- the cax gene encoding calcium/proton exchanger: MLIKNPILLALLLFIPISVVAEFQHLDPLVIFITAGLGIVPLAAVMGTATEEIAVVSGPTLGGLLNATFGNATELIIAIIALNAGLLDVVKASLTGSIIGNLLLVLGLSMLLGGLRYKEQDFQPVAARLNASAMNLAVIALLLPTAVQYTSTGLTQPAIQKLSTAVAVVLILVYGLTLLFSMRTHSYLYDVGNADLAPAPTEGMDGPIAPEGTAPVSEGHEGHEGHEEPPNIWLWVGVLLGATVLVAVESELLVGSLEAATTTLGLSELFTGVILLPIIGNAAEHATAVTVAMKNKMDLSISVAMGSSLQISLFVAPVLVLTGWFVGQPMDLNFNPFELVAVMVSVLICNSISSDGSSNWLEGTLLLATYALLAFAFYFHPVTETTLAAIF; encoded by the coding sequence ATGCTCATCAAAAATCCAATTCTCCTCGCCCTGCTCCTTTTCATCCCCATCTCCGTTGTTGCTGAGTTCCAGCATTTGGATCCCTTGGTCATTTTCATCACCGCCGGCCTGGGCATTGTGCCCCTAGCGGCGGTCATGGGTACCGCCACCGAAGAAATTGCCGTGGTGTCCGGTCCCACCTTGGGGGGACTGCTGAATGCCACCTTCGGCAACGCCACAGAACTGATTATTGCCATTATTGCCCTCAATGCCGGCTTGCTGGATGTGGTCAAAGCCAGCTTGACCGGTTCGATTATTGGCAACCTGTTGCTGGTGCTGGGCCTGTCCATGTTGCTGGGGGGGCTGCGCTACAAGGAGCAAGACTTCCAGCCCGTGGCAGCGCGGCTCAATGCCTCTGCCATGAACTTGGCCGTCATCGCCCTGTTACTGCCCACGGCGGTGCAATATACCTCCACGGGTTTAACCCAGCCCGCCATCCAGAAACTCTCCACTGCCGTGGCTGTGGTCTTAATTCTGGTCTATGGACTCACCCTCCTGTTCTCCATGCGTACCCATTCCTATCTCTATGATGTGGGCAACGCAGATTTAGCACCGGCACCGACTGAGGGAATGGATGGCCCGATCGCCCCTGAAGGCACCGCCCCAGTCAGCGAAGGTCACGAAGGTCACGAAGGTCACGAAGAACCCCCCAATATTTGGCTCTGGGTGGGGGTCCTGTTGGGGGCAACGGTTTTGGTCGCCGTGGAATCAGAACTGCTGGTGGGTTCCTTGGAAGCAGCCACCACCACCCTGGGTCTGTCGGAACTGTTTACCGGCGTTATTCTGCTCCCCATCATTGGTAATGCGGCGGAACATGCTACAGCCGTCACCGTTGCCATGAAAAACAAGATGGATCTATCCATTTCTGTGGCCATGGGATCTAGCCTCCAAATCTCCCTGTTTGTGGCTCCGGTGTTGGTGTTGACGGGCTGGTTTGTGGGGCAACCCATGGATCTCAACTTCAACCCCTTTGAATTGGTGGCCGTGATGGTGTCGGTGCTCATTTGCAATTCCATCAGCAGTGACGGCAGCTCCAACTGGCTGGAAGGAACCCTGTTGCTGGCCACCTATGCCCTGTTGGCTTTTGCCTTCTATTTCCATCCCGTCACTGAAACAACCCTGGCTGCAATCTTCTAG